A window of the Radiobacillus deserti genome harbors these coding sequences:
- a CDS encoding FtsX-like permease family protein: MTFRQFVFNNVKRNTNQYISYFLSCLFSVTVFFMYLMLAFHPEIRAENETIAQGVLFTEVLIYGFSFLFVLYSTGSFMKSRKKEYGLLTTLGITKGQLNRMLIAENTIIGIGSILGGITLGALLSKIFLMVFAEVMEVSEPFSFHFSWLAAGTTALCYFIMFELNSLMVVWTIRTNSIIELFRGAMAPKKQPRFSWLLTLFALGLVGYAYYLAFTASLITIPQRMGTILLLIVPGTYFLFTQALIALTYLFKKKRRLYFRNTNMLTISQLVYKLKDNARLLFLVTILSAVAFTSSGVMYGTLKGAEHEADNFIPQDLSIATLGEAQVNDHQKALKTFRQEMNEAAIDYRSESMVNLLVTLGDTESNRVSRNEQAQLISHTDYRTFLKLQGIHEPLPKQKVLLSNPSIVSEFMDQPESITISLNGKTERFDVKFPKHPLVNASSFAYTKVVVSDDIYQQYLEVAEPKDYIYYTGVKINNWAGHAEYLNTLTRELRTRNVDVDAKPQFYTTMKSSMSYAFFFGIFISVLFFLAAGSILYFRLFQDIEKDSAHYKSLYRIGLTQREMKKIVTQQLGFLFFTPFVVAVIHASFAFKALQNMLSASSVIPSLWIILGFLIIHSLYFIFIRNLYISKLENIFM; this comes from the coding sequence ATGACTTTTCGTCAATTCGTTTTTAACAACGTCAAGCGGAATACGAATCAGTACATTAGCTATTTTTTGAGCTGTCTATTTTCGGTGACCGTTTTTTTCATGTATTTGATGCTTGCTTTTCACCCTGAAATTAGAGCGGAAAACGAGACAATTGCGCAAGGGGTCCTTTTCACGGAAGTTTTGATATATGGGTTTTCGTTTTTGTTTGTCCTATACTCCACAGGTAGCTTTATGAAGTCTCGTAAAAAAGAGTACGGACTATTGACCACCCTTGGTATTACTAAAGGCCAGTTAAATCGAATGCTGATCGCAGAAAATACGATCATTGGAATCGGTTCGATTCTAGGCGGAATCACACTGGGTGCCTTACTTTCTAAAATTTTTTTGATGGTCTTTGCGGAGGTCATGGAAGTGAGTGAACCTTTCTCCTTTCACTTTTCCTGGCTGGCTGCAGGGACTACTGCATTATGTTATTTCATTATGTTTGAGTTAAATTCATTAATGGTCGTCTGGACAATACGGACAAACTCAATTATTGAACTATTTCGAGGGGCTATGGCTCCAAAAAAACAACCGAGGTTTTCATGGCTATTAACCTTGTTCGCTTTAGGCTTAGTTGGTTACGCGTATTACCTTGCTTTCACTGCTAGTCTTATTACGATTCCACAACGAATGGGAACCATCCTACTTCTCATCGTACCTGGCACTTATTTTTTATTTACACAAGCACTTATTGCACTAACCTATCTGTTTAAAAAAAAGCGCAGGCTCTATTTTCGCAATACGAACATGCTAACCATCTCTCAGCTTGTGTATAAATTAAAAGATAATGCTAGACTTCTATTTCTTGTTACGATTCTTAGCGCAGTGGCCTTTACTTCTTCCGGTGTCATGTACGGTACTCTAAAAGGTGCCGAGCATGAAGCGGATAACTTTATTCCACAGGACTTGTCCATTGCTACACTAGGAGAAGCACAAGTGAATGACCACCAAAAAGCTCTAAAGACATTTCGCCAGGAGATGAACGAAGCAGCGATAGATTACCGCTCCGAATCCATGGTCAATCTTCTCGTAACATTAGGAGATACAGAAAGTAATCGTGTTTCTCGGAATGAACAAGCTCAGCTTATTTCGCACACGGACTACAGGACGTTTTTAAAGCTTCAGGGGATTCATGAACCATTACCAAAGCAAAAGGTCCTTCTTTCGAATCCTTCCATTGTGTCCGAATTCATGGATCAGCCAGAGTCTATCACGATTTCATTAAATGGAAAGACGGAACGATTTGACGTTAAATTTCCAAAACACCCATTGGTAAATGCCAGCTCCTTTGCTTACACGAAGGTCGTTGTGTCGGATGATATCTATCAACAGTATTTGGAAGTTGCAGAACCAAAGGATTACATTTATTATACAGGGGTCAAAATTAATAATTGGGCAGGCCATGCAGAGTACCTAAACACACTTACAAGAGAATTACGCACTAGGAACGTAGATGTAGATGCTAAGCCTCAATTTTATACAACCATGAAAAGCAGCATGTCGTATGCTTTCTTCTTTGGGATTTTCATAAGTGTGCTTTTCTTCCTGGCAGCTGGATCGATTTTGTATTTTCGACTTTTTCAAGATATCGAAAAGGATTCTGCCCATTACAAGTCGTTGTATCGAATTGGGTTAACGCAGCGGGAAATGAAAAAGATTGTAACCCAACAATTGGGGTTTTTATTTTTCACCCCATTTGTCGTCGCTGTGATTCATGCGAGCTTTGCATTTAAAGCGCTACAAAATATGTTAAGTGCTTCATCGGTCATTCCAAGCCTTTGGATTATTCTTGGGTTTCTTATCATCCATAGTCTCTACTTTATTTTTATTCGTAACTTATATATTTCAAAATTGGAAAACATATTTATGTAG
- a CDS encoding glutamate-1-semialdehyde 2,1-aminomutase: protein MKFTESERLHTEAQQHIVGGVNSPSRSYKAVGGGSPVYMEKGQGAYFWDVDGNKYIDYLAAYGPIITGHAHPHITEAITKAAQNGVLYGTPTKLENKFAQMLKEAIPSMDKVRFVNSGTEAVMTTIRVARAFTDRNKIIKFAGCYHGHSDLVLVQAGSGPSTLGTPDSAGVPTSIAEDVITVPFNDIEAYKEALKRWGDQVAAVLVEPIVGNFGIVEPLPGFLQQVNDLTHEAGALVIYDEVITAFRFTYGSAQKIVGVEPDMTALGKIIGGGLPIGAYGGRKEIMEQVAPLGPAYQAGTMAGNPASMSAGIACLEVLQQEGIYEKMDQLGAMLEKGILEHARTHGIQITINRLVGALTVYFNDEKVMNYAQAEATDGEQFATFFKLMLGQGINLAPSKYEAWFLTIAHTKSDIVETLHAVEHAFKHMKSE from the coding sequence ATGAAATTTACTGAATCAGAACGATTACATACAGAAGCACAACAGCATATCGTGGGTGGTGTTAACTCCCCTTCCCGCTCTTATAAAGCGGTTGGCGGTGGTTCCCCTGTTTATATGGAAAAAGGGCAAGGAGCCTACTTTTGGGATGTCGATGGAAACAAGTATATTGATTATTTAGCAGCATACGGTCCGATTATTACGGGACATGCGCATCCCCATATTACGGAAGCGATTACGAAGGCAGCACAAAACGGCGTGCTTTACGGAACACCTACCAAGCTTGAAAACAAGTTTGCCCAAATGCTAAAGGAAGCGATTCCTTCGATGGACAAGGTTCGTTTTGTTAATTCTGGTACGGAAGCTGTGATGACAACCATCCGTGTCGCAAGAGCGTTTACCGACCGAAACAAAATCATTAAGTTCGCTGGCTGTTACCATGGCCACTCCGATCTAGTTCTAGTCCAAGCTGGCTCGGGTCCTTCTACACTTGGTACACCGGATTCTGCAGGGGTTCCAACATCCATTGCCGAAGATGTGATTACCGTTCCATTCAATGACATCGAGGCATATAAAGAAGCGTTAAAGCGTTGGGGCGATCAAGTTGCAGCAGTTCTAGTAGAGCCCATCGTAGGGAACTTCGGCATCGTTGAACCGTTACCTGGCTTCTTACAACAAGTAAATGACTTAACCCATGAAGCTGGTGCCCTTGTTATTTACGATGAAGTAATCACAGCATTCCGCTTCACGTATGGAAGTGCTCAAAAAATAGTTGGCGTCGAGCCAGATATGACCGCCCTAGGAAAAATTATCGGTGGAGGTCTCCCTATCGGAGCATATGGTGGACGAAAAGAAATCATGGAACAGGTTGCTCCGCTTGGTCCTGCCTATCAAGCAGGAACTATGGCTGGAAATCCAGCTTCGATGTCTGCAGGGATTGCATGCTTAGAAGTGCTACAACAGGAAGGCATTTATGAAAAAATGGATCAGCTTGGTGCGATGTTAGAAAAAGGAATCTTAGAACACGCTCGTACACACGGCATCCAAATCACAATTAATCGTTTAGTTGGAGCATTAACCGTTTATTTTAACGATGAAAAAGTCATGAATTATGCCCAAGCCGAAGCAACAGACGGGGAACAGTTTGCGACATTCTTCAAGCTGATGTTAGGTCAAGGAATAAATCTTGCTCCGTCGAAATATGAAGCTTGGTTTTTAACCATTGCGCATACCAAATCGGATATTGTCGAAACATTGCACGCTGTTGAGCATGCATTTAAACACATGAAAAGTGAATAA